A genomic window from Eptesicus fuscus isolate TK198812 chromosome 19, DD_ASM_mEF_20220401, whole genome shotgun sequence includes:
- the LOC103299943 gene encoding LOW QUALITY PROTEIN: fatty acid-binding protein 9-like (The sequence of the model RefSeq protein was modified relative to this genomic sequence to represent the inferred CDS: substituted 1 base at 1 genomic stop codon) encodes MFPGFRVXAPLLSKLSIMVEPFLGTWKLESSENFEEYLEQLGVPGTIRHLAAVEKPRIRISAPGDKVSIRTETSFKNFEISFRLGEEFDETTADGRKVKSVVRLDGNSLVHVQKWLGKETTIERQVVDGKMVAKHTMNNVVSRRVFKKV; translated from the exons ATGTTTCCTGGCTTCCGGGTGTGAGCGCCTCTCCTCAGCAAGCTCTCCATCATGGTCGAGCCCTTCTTGGGAACCTGGAAACTGGAATCCAGTGAAAACTTCGAGGAATACTTGGAACAACTGG GAGTGCCCGGCACCATCCGGCACCTGGCCGCCGTGGAGAAGCCCAGGATCCGCATCAGCGCCCCTGGGGACAAGGTGAGCATCAGGACAGAGACCTCTTTCAAGAACTTCGAGATCTCCTTCAGGCTGGGGGAAGAGTTTGACGAAACCACAGCAGACGGCCGGAAAGTGAAG AGCGTCGTAAGGTTAGACGGCAACTCATTGGTCCATGTCCAAAAATGGCTTGGCAAGGAGACAACAATCGAAAGACAAGTCGTAGATGGGAAAATGGTGGCG AAACACACCATGAATAATGTCGTCAGCAGGCGAGTCTTCAAAAAGGTATGA
- the LOC103299942 gene encoding myelin P2 protein: MSSSFVGAWKLVSSEHFDDYMRALGVGLATRKLGNLAKPKVIISKKGDIITIRTESTFKNTEISFKLGQEFEETTADNRKTKSVVTLARGSLNQVQKWDGKETTITRKLVDGKMVVECKMRGVVCTRIYEKV, encoded by the exons ATGAGCAGCAGCTTTGTGGGCGCCTGGAAGCTCGTGTCCAGCGAGCACTTCGATGACTACATGAGAGCGCTGG GTGTGGGGTTAGCCACCAGAAAACTGGGAAATTTGGCCAAACCCAAAGTGATCATCAGTAAGAAAGGGGATATTATAACCATAAGGACTGAAAGCACCTTTAAAAATACAGAGATCTCTTTCAAGCTCGGCCAGGAATTTGAAGAAACCACAGCTGACAACCGGAAAACAAAG AGCGTCGTAACCTTGGCCAGAGGCTCATTGAATCAAGTGCAGAAATGGGATGGCAAAGAGACCACAATAACGAGAAAGCTGGTGGATGGGAAAATGGTGGTG gaatgtaaGATGAGAGGCGTGGTCTGCACCAGGATCTATGAGAAGGTCTGA